The segment ATCTCTAGATCCGGTTTTGTATCTTCTCTCTCGAAGGTGCGGGAGTTGTCTTTCGTTAGGCGCTGTATAGGAATCTCTCCTCAATCGGTGGTTCTTCTCGGTGACCCTATTGCAGATCCCTAACCAGTTTCTTATGATCTGTTGGTTCCGACATGGATTTGGAGTTGAAGGTTTAGTCGTGATCTCTTCCTCATCTTGTTGCGGCAATTACCTTTCTATGGTTTAGCAAGAATCTTATCGCCTCTTTGCTCATGAATGACTTAGTAATATCTATGGTTGTTTCAGTAAAGAGGGTCTTGGTTGCTCCAAAGGGAACTCACGGCTTCGACAGTTCAATGACTTGTTGTGGCGAAGGTGAAGTGAAAAGTTTGGTTTCAACCTTGGTTCAGTGTTCTTTTGCAGTTCTTGTTAAACTTTTAGTTGGTTCATTCCTTATGTTTAGCCTATTAGCATTGAATCTCTGTTGTTTATTTTGGTTGGTTTCGTATGTGTGGGCTTTACACTTCAGAAACTTTCATGTCGTTCGTCGTCTTATGTTTActtcaaaaacaattatatataaacacatgcatattttgattatatttaaagttgtAAATgtataaagttatataattattattctaacatatgatttgagagattatattcacattattaattatataaaattattacataaaagaaagaaaaaacatttatgacaattataatttttttcctttacatgcaaaaaaatatattttacaaaacaaatttgtatagaattttaagattatttgtattaatcaaaagaaatgagatatccgtaagtatccgcaaatatccgtaaatatctATGTATTTTTCGGATATctgtttttccgaatatccgtatttttctaaagcaaaacaaatcggaaaattagatatccgtaatattcgaaacaaatcataaataccTTAAAAAAACTCGGATATCTGATCCGTGCCCATGCCTAGATAGATGGATAACAAAACTGACAGTTGACAAAACAAACTGTTATCACTGAAGAAAGATGAGAAGAtaaaaggagaagagaagagagtcACTAACGTCTCTTCATttccttcttcatcatcatctctttcgCCAAATGTCATCCCTACCTCTCCCACCACCCCCGCCACTTTCCTTCCACTCTCCGCCTCCAAACCAAACCCGCCACCACTCTTCCACCTTCACTCCCCAAACACCTTCCATCCGCTCCCGCCTCAGCAGAATCTGCCAAGACGGAAACCCACACCTCGCACGCCAACTGTTCGACGCAATTCCCAAACCAACCACCGTCCTGTGGAACACCATCATCATCGGCCTCATCTGCAACTCTCTCCCGCACGACGCTCTCCTCTTCTACTCCCGGATGAAAAAGACTGCTCCTTTCACCAAATGCGACGCCTACACTTACTCCTCCACCCTCAAGGCCTGCGCCGAGACCAAGAACCTCAAGGCTGGTAGAGCCGTGCATTGCCATTTGATCCGTTGCTTGCAGAACTCCAGCAGGGTTGTTCACAACTCTCTCTTGAATATGTACGTCTCTTGCTTAAACCACCCTCCCGGAAGCGAGTACGATGTGGTGCGTAAGGTTTTCGATAGTATGCGTAGGAAGAACGTTGTGGCGTGGAACACGTTGGTTTCTTGGTATGTGAAAACAGAGAGGTACGCGGAAGCTTGTAGGCAGTTTGCGATTATGATGAGGATGGAGGTTAAACCGAGTCCTGTTAGCTTTGTCAATGTTTTCCCCGCGGTGGCGAGTTCGAGAAGCGTTAAGAGAGCTAACGTCTTTTATGGTTTGATGGTTAAGTTGGGAGATGAGTATGTGAAGGACTTGTTTGTGGTGAGCTCGGCTATTTCTATGTTTGCAGAGCTTGGCGATGTTGAAGCGTCACGGAGAGTGTTTGATTCTTGTGTTGAGAGGAACATCGAGGTGTGGAATACAATGATAGGCGTTTATGTTCAGAATGATTATGTAGTTGAGAGTATTGATCTTTTTCTTGAAGCAATAGGATCGAAAGAGATTGTCTCTGATGAAGTGACCTTCCTCTTGGCAGCGAGTGCAGTTTCAGGGCTGCAGCAAGTGGAATTGTGTAGACAGTTTCATGGATTTGTGAGCAAGAACTTTCAAGAGATACCGGTTGTGATTTATAACTCGTTGATGGTGATGTACTCGAGGTGCGGCTCTGTGCACGAGTCTTTTGCAGTCTTTGTTTCGATGCGAGAGAGAGATGTTGTATCGTGGAACACAATGATCTCTGCGTTTGTGCAAAACGGCTTAGATGATGAAGGATTGATGTTGGTGTATGAGATGCAGAAGCAGGGGTTTAAGATTGATTACATAACAGTGACTGCTTTGCTTTCGGCTGCGTCGAATCTCAGAAACAAGGAGATTGGGAAACAGACTCATGGCTTCCTTATAAGGCAAGGGATTCAGTTCGAGGGGATGAACAGTTACCTTATTGACATGTATGCTAAGTCAGGTTTAATAAAGATCTCAGAGAAGCTTTTTGAGAGAAGTGGCTATGCTGAAAGAGATCAAGCTACTTGGAACTCTATGCTTTCCGGGTACACGCAGAATGGACACACAGAGGAGACGTTTGCTGTGTTCAGGAAGATGTTAGAACAGAATATCAAACCCAATGCCATAACTGTGGCATCGATTGTCCCTGCGTGTAGCCAAATAGGTAGTTTCGACTTAGGCAAACAGCTCCATGGTTTTTCTATAAGACAATACTTGGATCAGAATGTTTTTGTTGCTTCCGCGTTAGTTGATATGTATTCAAAGTCAGGAGCTATACAGTACGCAGAAAACATGTTTTACCAGACGAAAGAGAGAAACTCTGTGACATACACCACGATGATATTGGGCTATGGTCAACATGGAATGGGCGACAGAGCTATCTCGCTGTTTCGTTCAATGGAAGAATCTGGAATCAAACCGGATGCTATCACCTTTGTTGCAGTGTTATCAGCTTGCAGCTATTCCGGTCTAGTGGATGAAGGTCTCAGAATCTTCGAGGAAATGAAAGAAGTTTATAACATTCAGCCTTCCGCTGAGCACTATTGCTGCGTTACAGACATGCTAGGGAGAGTAGGCCGCGTTGAGGAAGCCTACGAGTTTGTTAAAGGGCTTGGTGAAGAAGGAAACATTGCTGAGCTATGGGGTTCAGTTCTGGGAGCTTGTAGACTACACGGTGAGATTGAGCTTGCTGAAACTGTTTCAGAGAAGTTAGCTAAAGTGGATAAAGGAAAGAACTTTTCAGGATATCAGGTTTTGCTCTCGAATATGTATGCCGAGGAGCAAAAATGGACGAGTGTTGATAGGTTGAGGAGAGGAATGAGAGAAAAGGGTTTAAGGAAAGAAGTTGGTCGTAGTGGGATTGAGGTTGCAGGTAATGTAAATTGTTTTGTGTCTAGAGATCAAGATCATCCTCAGAGTGATGAGATATATGATGTGATTGAGGGTTTGGCTAAAGATA is part of the Raphanus sativus cultivar WK10039 chromosome 5, ASM80110v3, whole genome shotgun sequence genome and harbors:
- the LOC108856617 gene encoding pentatricopeptide repeat-containing protein At3g22150, chloroplastic, with the translated sequence MSSLPLPPPPPLSFHSPPPNQTRHHSSTFTPQTPSIRSRLSRICQDGNPHLARQLFDAIPKPTTVLWNTIIIGLICNSLPHDALLFYSRMKKTAPFTKCDAYTYSSTLKACAETKNLKAGRAVHCHLIRCLQNSSRVVHNSLLNMYVSCLNHPPGSEYDVVRKVFDSMRRKNVVAWNTLVSWYVKTERYAEACRQFAIMMRMEVKPSPVSFVNVFPAVASSRSVKRANVFYGLMVKLGDEYVKDLFVVSSAISMFAELGDVEASRRVFDSCVERNIEVWNTMIGVYVQNDYVVESIDLFLEAIGSKEIVSDEVTFLLAASAVSGLQQVELCRQFHGFVSKNFQEIPVVIYNSLMVMYSRCGSVHESFAVFVSMRERDVVSWNTMISAFVQNGLDDEGLMLVYEMQKQGFKIDYITVTALLSAASNLRNKEIGKQTHGFLIRQGIQFEGMNSYLIDMYAKSGLIKISEKLFERSGYAERDQATWNSMLSGYTQNGHTEETFAVFRKMLEQNIKPNAITVASIVPACSQIGSFDLGKQLHGFSIRQYLDQNVFVASALVDMYSKSGAIQYAENMFYQTKERNSVTYTTMILGYGQHGMGDRAISLFRSMEESGIKPDAITFVAVLSACSYSGLVDEGLRIFEEMKEVYNIQPSAEHYCCVTDMLGRVGRVEEAYEFVKGLGEEGNIAELWGSVLGACRLHGEIELAETVSEKLAKVDKGKNFSGYQVLLSNMYAEEQKWTSVDRLRRGMREKGLRKEVGRSGIEVAGNVNCFVSRDQDHPQSDEIYDVIEGLAKDMRGDSYLTTFPVVSPSLELEE